In a single window of the Prosthecobacter sp. SYSU 5D2 genome:
- a CDS encoding glutaredoxin, giving the protein MNPPKITAYLKTYCGWSEGVRAIFRKYDLPYEEKDIIKNPAFRWEMEQKSGQPLSPCVEINDTMLADISGEEVERWMISNNLLQPDDTPPDAPIDSACTDAQHAAMAAGQVGKISFIN; this is encoded by the coding sequence ATGAATCCGCCCAAAATCACCGCCTACCTCAAAACCTACTGTGGCTGGAGCGAAGGCGTCCGCGCCATCTTCCGCAAGTATGACCTTCCCTACGAGGAAAAGGACATCATCAAAAACCCCGCCTTCCGCTGGGAGATGGAACAGAAAAGCGGCCAGCCCCTCAGCCCCTGCGTCGAGATCAACGACACCATGCTCGCCGACATCAGCGGCGAAGAAGTCGAGCGCTGGATGATCTCCAACAACCTCCTCCAGCCGGACGATACCCCGCCCGACGCACCCATTGACTCCGCCTGCACCGACGCCCAGCACGCCGCCATGGCCGCCGGCCAGGTTGGCAAGATCAGCTTCATCAACTGA
- a CDS encoding ABC transporter permease, with the protein MLPLSYAVRNLFRAPARLTQLVLGAAIVILLLMLTSALSKGMDGVIKASGSEENVIVLGSGSEESVERSEVAASLPSLLAASVPGIKTTLGKPAVSAEIHYNGLLTPKSGMPRQALIRGVTPAALLVHPDIRLTAGRFPHAGEVMVGKLAANKLGLPHDELAIGGRVRIGESDFDVVGHFQAPGTVMEGEVWADVNDLRAVGQRDTLSCVVVRLGEATFDDVEIFTLQRLDLELVAMRESDYYQKLSVFYRPIRAMTWLTTALIAVGAVFGGFNTLYAAFASRIREMATLQAIGYTRTALLVSLVQECLLASLLAVFVAGVMAMGLADGYTVSFSIGTFALEITSEILGIGALGGAALAILGALPPAWTCLNPQLHSALRSA; encoded by the coding sequence ATGCTGCCGCTTTCATACGCCGTCCGAAACCTCTTTCGCGCTCCAGCAAGGCTCACGCAGCTTGTCCTTGGGGCTGCGATTGTTATTCTGCTGCTCATGCTCACCAGTGCGCTTTCTAAAGGCATGGATGGGGTGATCAAAGCCTCAGGATCCGAAGAAAATGTCATTGTGCTTGGTTCAGGAAGTGAAGAAAGCGTGGAGCGCAGTGAGGTGGCGGCCTCCTTGCCATCGCTGCTTGCCGCATCGGTTCCTGGTATAAAGACCACACTCGGAAAGCCAGCAGTCTCAGCAGAGATCCACTACAACGGACTGCTGACGCCGAAGAGCGGAATGCCCCGGCAAGCGCTGATTCGTGGAGTGACCCCTGCCGCACTTTTGGTCCATCCAGATATCCGGCTCACGGCAGGTCGTTTTCCCCACGCGGGAGAGGTCATGGTGGGAAAGCTCGCGGCAAACAAGCTTGGCCTACCCCATGATGAACTGGCGATTGGGGGCAGAGTAAGGATTGGAGAATCCGACTTTGACGTTGTGGGGCACTTCCAAGCACCCGGTACTGTCATGGAGGGGGAGGTATGGGCGGATGTGAACGACCTGCGGGCGGTTGGTCAGAGGGACACTCTGTCCTGCGTGGTGGTTAGGCTTGGGGAGGCGACCTTTGACGATGTGGAAATATTCACGCTTCAGCGCCTGGACTTGGAACTGGTGGCGATGCGAGAAAGTGACTATTACCAAAAGCTTTCCGTCTTTTACCGGCCCATTCGCGCCATGACCTGGCTGACCACCGCATTGATTGCTGTTGGGGCAGTCTTTGGAGGCTTTAACACGTTGTATGCAGCCTTTGCATCGCGCATTCGAGAAATGGCAACGCTTCAAGCCATCGGCTACACACGAACTGCATTGCTGGTGAGTTTGGTGCAGGAATGCCTGCTTGCCTCGTTGTTGGCGGTGTTTGTGGCCGGGGTGATGGCCATGGGGCTGGCGGATGGCTACACCGTTTCGTTTTCCATCGGAACTTTCGCCCTGGAAATCACTTCCGAAATATTGGGCATTGGTGCCCTGGGTGGCGCTGCTCTCGCTATCCTGGGAGCTTTGCCGCCTGCCTGGACTTGTCTCAACCCCCAACTCCATTCTGCCTTGCGCTCCGCTTGA
- a CDS encoding ABC transporter permease, whose protein sequence is MTGKLISLATLAFKQVVRHKVRSSLTILGVAAGMFLFSTVETMQRSLRLATQSEADDTTLVVYRENRFCPATSRLPEHYEMGIRKISGVKEVIPIQIVVNNCGASLDIIAFRGVPAENLLRYAPQIEFLEGSFEDWKKRNDAVLLGRHFAARRGLKVGDRFDAAGVVVHVAGIIQSDEPQDNNVGYVHLSFLQQASNAGLGIVTQFNVRVQPGAGLDRVAKDIDEYFRSEQAPTRTRPEKAFFADTAAALVELVGFTRWLGLGAVAAVLGLVANSILLVVRSRVKENAVLQTLGFSQSAIALVVAIEGILLGAMGGAVGVATAFVFLRWQSYTIGNEGVTMAIAPDAAVVIKGLATALALGLLASLFPAWKASHRPIVESLRST, encoded by the coding sequence ATGACAGGCAAACTCATCAGTTTAGCCACGCTTGCCTTTAAGCAGGTGGTCCGTCACAAGGTCCGGTCATCGCTGACAATCCTTGGCGTCGCTGCTGGAATGTTTCTCTTTTCTACAGTGGAGACCATGCAGCGAAGTTTGCGGCTTGCGACGCAATCCGAAGCCGATGACACGACGTTGGTGGTCTATCGGGAAAACCGGTTTTGTCCGGCCACGAGCCGGCTGCCTGAGCATTATGAAATGGGCATCCGGAAGATCTCAGGAGTTAAAGAGGTCATTCCGATTCAAATCGTGGTCAACAACTGCGGTGCGAGCTTGGACATCATCGCATTTCGTGGAGTGCCTGCTGAAAACCTTTTGCGATATGCACCGCAAATTGAGTTTCTCGAGGGTTCTTTTGAGGATTGGAAAAAGCGCAACGACGCAGTGCTTTTGGGCCGTCATTTCGCTGCCAGGCGCGGCTTAAAAGTGGGCGACCGCTTTGACGCAGCCGGTGTGGTGGTGCATGTCGCAGGCATCATTCAAAGCGATGAGCCACAAGATAACAATGTGGGATATGTACACCTTTCGTTTCTCCAGCAAGCCTCCAACGCAGGGCTCGGTATCGTGACCCAATTCAATGTTCGTGTGCAGCCGGGGGCCGGGCTTGATCGGGTGGCCAAGGACATTGACGAGTATTTTCGCAGTGAGCAAGCGCCCACGCGAACCCGTCCTGAAAAAGCTTTCTTTGCGGATACTGCCGCAGCCTTGGTGGAGCTCGTTGGGTTTACCCGATGGCTTGGGCTGGGGGCGGTGGCTGCGGTGCTAGGACTGGTGGCCAATTCGATCCTGCTTGTGGTGAGGTCACGGGTGAAAGAGAATGCGGTGCTGCAAACCCTAGGCTTTTCACAGAGCGCCATTGCTCTGGTCGTGGCCATCGAGGGGATTTTGCTCGGCGCTATGGGCGGTGCCGTTGGGGTCGCCACTGCCTTTGTGTTCCTGCGCTGGCAAAGTTACACGATTGGCAACGAGGGCGTCACCATGGCGATTGCTCCCGATGCTGCCGTTGTCATTAAGGGCCTGGCCACGGCACTCGCTCTGGGCCTGCTGGCGAGCCTGTTTCCCGCGTGGAAAGCTTCCCACCGGCCGATTGTTGAATCTCTTAGATCCACCTAA